AGCCCAGATACTTGAACTGGCGCGGCGCGCCTTCGGCGATCGCACGCCGCCGCAGCCGCGAACAATCCTTGCCCTCACCGTCGTTCTCGGGTTCTTTCTCGGCGTCCTCGTCACCCTGACTTCCGTCGGTGCCGGCGCGCTGGGTGTGACGATCCTGCTGGTCCTTTATCCCAGGCTTGACGTGCGCGAGATCGTCGGGTCCGATATCGTCCATGCGGTTCCGCTGACCCTGATCGGCGGCACGGGCTATTGGTTGATCGGCGAAATCGACTGGCCGATGCTGTTTGCCCTGCTCATCGGCTCTATCCCCGGCATCATCATCGGCAGCTTGCTGGCGCCGAAGTTGCACGAACGCACCATCCGCATCGTCCTTGCCTTGACACTCGCCGTCGTCGCCTGGAAGCTGTTGACCGGCTGACCGGAGCATCGGCATCCCAAGGTTAGCGGCCCGGCTGCTTGATGTCGGCGAGAATGCTGATGATCGTCTGTTTGCGGTCGAGGTTGTAGGCATCCGAAATGGTGAGCCGCTCGGTGATCTCGGAATAGAGCCGCGCCAGCCGTTCCGCAGCTGCGATCTGTCCCTCGCCTGCCGCTACGCGCGCCCGGTTCATAATGTCGTCGCCGACATGGCTGACGAAGAAATCGAAGATCGTGTCACTTTCCCTGCCCGAAAGCGCGTCGGCCAGCCGATGCATGGCCTTGCGGGCCGTCGCTCCTTCGGCCGCCAGCATCTCGTCGTAGGCGGCGATAATCTCGCCGCCGCCGTAATTCAACAGTTTCAGCGCCTCGCCGACGCTGCCCTTGGCGGCCGAAAGCACCGCCCCACCCTCGCCTGACATGCCGAGATGGGCAAGCGCCGCCATGAGCGCATCGTCGGCCAGTGGCGCCAGTTTCAGCGGCAGGCAGCGCGAGCGGATCGTCGGCAGCAATCGTCCAGGCGCATGCGAGAGCACCAGAAACAGCGCCCGCTTCGGCGGTTCCTCCAGGATCTTCAGGATGGCGTTGGCCGCATTGCGGTTCATGTCGTCCGCCGGATCGATGATGACGATCCGCCAGTTGCCGGTGCCTGATGTCTGCGAGAAGAATTTGCCGGCGCGGCGCACTTCGTCGACGGTGATCGACGACTTCACCTTGCCGGTCTTTTCGTCCACCGGCCGGGCAAGATGCAAGAGATTATGCGAGGCGCCGGAGGCGATCTGCCGGCTGACGGGAGAGGCTGGATCCGGATCGCCGATCGTCTCCGGCGCCCTCTCGGGATCGGGATGCGAGAGCACGTGATTGGCGAAGCGGAAGGCGAGCGTCGCCTTGCCGATGCCTTCCGGCCCCTCGATCAGGATGGCGTGGTGGCCCTTGCCGGACCGATAGGATTGCGCAAGGAAGGCTTCCGCCTCCTCATGGCCGAACAGCCTGGTATTTTCCCCCGGCCAAATGGCGCCGTCGAGCAGTCCGGGCCGGTCTTCACTCATAACGGGCTTCACTCATGATGGGCGGCTTCCGGCGTCCGGGCACGGTCCGCAGGCGACATGAGCTGCCGGACGATCGCCAGAATCTCGGCGGCGATCGCCTCTTCGCCCTGCATGGCGTTGATCACGTGACAGCGCTCCGGCTCGCGGGCGGCGATATCGAGAAAGGCTTCGCGCCGTTTCTCGTGCGTTTCGAGGCGCTCTTTCTCGAAGCGGTCGGGAGCGTCGGCGGCGGCGCGCTTCTGCGCCCGCTCCAGCCCGATTTTGGCGGGGATATCGAGGATCACTGTGCAATCCGGTATCACGCCGTTGATGGCGATGCGCTGCAGGGTTTCGATGAAATCGGGCTCGAGATTGCCGGTGATGCCCTGGTAGACGCGGGAGGAGTCAATAAAGCGGTCGCAGAGCACGATCTTGCCGGTGGCAAGTGCGGGCCGGATCACCTCTTCGACATGGTCGTTTCGCGCCGCTGCAAACAGGATCGCCTCCATCCGCGTGCCGAAGGCTTCGGCAGCCCCTGACAGCAGCACGTGGCGTACGGCCTCGGCACCCGGCGATCCGCCGGGTTCGCGCGTCATCAGCACGTCGCGACCTTCGCCCTTCAGTGCCTCGGCGAGGCGGCGGATCTGCGTGGATTTCCCAGCGCCTTCCCCGCCTTCAAACGTAACGAATAATCCCGTACCGGATGACAATGACAACTTCCCGCATTCCGGGCGCCGCGCGCGCTCCATCTCTTCTATCTATCCGAAGATATCAGGGAGGAAAACCTTTCGCCGCGGCGACATATTCACCTTTCCCGGCAAATTGTATCAGAATGCCGGGTGTTCAAGCCCAGGCGTTCAGCCGGGCGCGGACTTGTCCCAGAGCCAGGAGAAAAACAGCGATTCGCCGAGTTCCAGCATGGCATCAACCGCCCGGCTGCTGAGCGAACCCTCACCGACCGCCTGCACGGTGTAGAGCGGCACTTCCCTGAGCAGCCGGCTGCCCGTGAGAATCCTGAGCGTGCCTGCCTGGGTATTCGCCGTCACCGGCGCCGTCAGCGGCCAACGATAGACGATGCGTGCCGACAGCCTGTCGGGATTGCTGATCGGAATGTAGACGCTGACTGGCGCCTTGGCGATGAGATCGACGGTGCGCGCCGTGCCGCCATAGACGCTGGCAGAACCAATCACTTCCTTCTCGGCGAAGATTTGCCGGCTCTCGAAGGCGGTCAGGCCCCATTCGAGCACCCGCTTGGCCTCCTCCGTCCGCTCCTTGTCGGAAGCGATGCCGGCAAGCGCCAGAAACAGCCGCCTGCCGTCGCGCTCAACCGACGCGACGATCGAATAACCCTCGCCCTCGGTAAAGCCGGTGGCCAGCCCGTCGGCGCCGAGATCGAGCCCGAGCAGCGGATTGCGGTTGCGCTGGAAAATCTTGTTCCACTCGAAATCCGGCTGCGCGAAATAGGGATAGAGCTTCGGATAGGATTGCTGCAGGGCCGTGGCCAGCGTCACCATCTCGCGCGCCGTCACCTTGCTCTTTCCATCGGGAAGGCCGGTGGAATTGCCGAACTCGGCCTTCTCCATGCCGAGCTCACGGGCACGCCGCGTCATCGACACGGCAAATTGCTGCTCGCTTCCAGCCATGCCTTCGGCGAGGATGATGCAGCTGTCATTGGCGCCCTGGATGGCGATGCCCTTGATCAGATCCTCGACGCGCACGCGCGATTTAAGGCTGGCAAACATCGTTGCCGTCCTCGACGGAGCGCCACCGGTTCTCCAGGCATACTCGGAAACCGGATATTCGGTATCGAACGTGATCTGGCCCTTTGTCACCGCCTCGAAGACGAGATCCATCGTCATCAGCTTGGCGAGCGAAGCCGGCGAAAAGCCCTGGTCTTCGTTTTTGGCGAGAAGCACCGTGCCGGTGGCGGCCTCGATCATATAGGCCTGCGTCGCCTTGGTGACGAAACCGGCAGCACCGCTATCGGCCGCAAGCGCCCCGGTGATGAACGGCATAAGGCATGCCAGAGCAATTCCAGCAAAAGTGCGTAGCGAAAAGGTTAGAGCGGTTCGGCGCTTCGATGGGAAGCTGAACCGCTCTAAAAGGCAAAGCACAGGCTTCAGCATCAACAGTTTCCATCGATCGAGCGGCGTGTCGTGAGGAAGTTAGAGCGAGAGGAAATCCGATGCAATTGCCGCGCTCAGCGCGCGGCGAATTTGGCCTGCTGGCGCTTGGCCGAAGCAAGGATCGACTCCTGCGTCAGCCCGTCGTTGCGCACCATCACCGCGTCGAAGGCGAGATCGACGGTTACCGTCTTCACGTCCTCGTTCTGGTAACCGAGCGCGAGAGAGCCAAGCGGCCGTTCGTAGGGCATGGGACCAATCTCCGGCAGCACGACCATCTGGTCGAAGGCCTGCGGGGCATTGTTGACGGACGGTGCTGGCGGCGCCACCAGAACATGCGCACCCGGAGCAAGAGCGGGTGCCGCATTATAGCGCGCGCTCGGCGTCGAGCCGGCATAGGAGGTCGCCGACATCGGTACCGGCACGTTGGCCGGCGTCTCGTAATCTTCCGAACTCTGCAACTGGTCGCGGGTGATCTTGCGGCTGTTGGAGGCGACCATTACGCCGGTTGCGATCTGGCCTTCCGGATTGACGCCGGGAAGACGGCTGCCCTTCGGCGCGTAGGAGGCCATTAGATAGGGCATGTCGTGTCCGTCCATGCGGGCGCGACCGACATATTGCACGCGCACCTTGCCGGTGCCGCTGTGCTGCAGATCCAGCATGTCGGCCGTCTTGTTCGAAAGGTCGATGATGCGGCCTTCATGATAGGGGCCGCGATCGTTGACGCGCACGATGACGGAGGAACCACTTTCGAGATTGGTGACGCGCGCATAGCTCGGCAACGGGAAGGTCGGATGCGCCGCGGAAAGATGCATCTGGTCGTAGACTTCGCCGTTCGCCGTCAGGCGCCCATGAAAAGCCGAGCCATACCAGGAAGCGACGCCGACCTTGTTATAGGCGAAGTCTTCCTTCGGATAATACCACTTGCCCTTCACCTCGTAAGGGTTGCCGACGATATAGCGGCCGCCGCCCTTGGGGATATTGTTGCCGGTGGCGACCCTCGGGCTCGCCTTCACGCCATATTCGGATTCGGAGAAATATTCTTTGCCATGGGATTTCTTCTTCGGCACCGCCTGCGTCGTGCCGCACGCCGCAACCGTCGCACACATCGCCGATACCGCCAGCCACCGTGCTGTCGTTGCGAAAGACGCCGCCCCGTATCCCAATGTCATATGCCCCACGCCGCTCAACGATCGTTATGGTTAAGGAACTTCGCCCCATACTGGGCCAATAACGCCTTATCCCCACCCGCCTAACGAGGATTTAATCTTGCTAAGTTCGTGGCAAATTTACGAACGATTTCGCAGCGATAGCGACAATTCTAATGATTATGGTTTATAAATCACTAACGCGAGCCTTGCCGCCCCGCCCTTCCGCTGCCGCAAAGAGGCCTGAAATTCCCGTGCCGATGCGGTGAATATGGTAAACGTTCGGCCGCTTCAAAGCGCTCGAAAAGCTTTATATTGAGACGCTGTCGGCGATATGACGCTATGCACACGCAGTGTCTCGTATTGACCCTCCGCAACTGCGCGGGAACGAAATGTCCGCCACCGGCTTTGAAGGTTTATGCCTTTGGAGGATCACCATGAACGATGAAATCATTATGCAGCTCGAGACGGTCAGCCAGCAGTTGCATGCCCGGTCTCGCGCGCTTTCTCAGCCAGATCAAGACAACGACATCGCAATCCTGATGTCGGCACTCGCGGTGACGATGGCGGCAGTTCGATCTCTTTGCGAGGATATGAACCAACTCAACGGTCCAAAGGGCCTCGGATCTGACGGACGTTAGATCTGATGTCTCCGGCGCAATTCACACAGAGCTTGCAGCGGCAACGAGATATGCGCCAAACGCAAACTCCCACCGGCGTCCAAAGCTTGCCGGCAGTATCTGAAAGAACAGCGCTTTCTTCCGTTGGATTGTCGCGCAGCGTTCATCGAAAAGTAGATTTTAGCCGCTATTCCAACCCCGCTTCTCATCTCATATCGGGTTCCGGCAATGGATCTTGCGACAGTCCTTCTTCTACACAAGTCTTCCTTCATCGTGGGGGCAATCTGCTTCTTTTACGTGAGATGGCGTTCTGGAGCGACGCCAGGGCTCGGCGTACTTGCCGTCGGTTTCTCCTTGCTCGCGATCGCCTCAACGCTCGCCGGTCTGGATGAGCGCCTTCACATGTCCAATGATGCCAGAACATTCTGGAGTTTTTCGCTTGGCGCCAATGGTTACGGGCTGATGGCGGTGGGTCTTTTCGGCCTCAGCCGGCGTCATAGCTCTCTTCGAGACTGGTGGCCGTTGCTCCTTCCCGTCGTTCTGACGCTGAGTGCCGCGATCACGCCGTGGTATTTGGACAACGGGCTCAGAGCATCCGTGTTCAACGGCAACGCCGCCATTCTGCTTGCCTTGTCAGGGTTCGTGATCGCCCGCGACTTCTTCGACGAGCGTCTGACCGCGCGGCTCGGTCTTTCCGCGGCTATTTTTGTAGCGACGTCTCTCTCCGCGTTGGTCGTGGTCGGTTTCATCTTTCCCAACGATGCGCCTCTTCCCCCGCGCTACGCATTCTTTTTGCTGATCATCTGTCATTTCGCAGTGGCTCTATTCGTGCTCGTGCTCGTGCAGGAACGAGCCGAAGAGAAGCTAACCAGACTTGCCAATACCGATATGCTGACCGGCGTTCCCAACCGGCAGCATTTCTTCAATTCGCTTCCTAAAGGCCTCGGACCCGGAGACGCATTCGTCCTTATCGATATCGACTTTTTCAAGAGTGTGAACGATCGGTTCGGACACGACAAAGGTGATGTTGTTCTCGTAAATGTTGCTCGGACGATTGCTGACAGCATACCCCAGTCCAGCGTCTTTGGTCGGCTGGGCGGCGAGGAGTTCAGCCTCTTCCTTCGCGGCGAAACCGAGGCCTCTGCTTTCGCACTCGCGGAGCAGATACGTGAGGCGGTCAACGCCTTGAGTCTCGTCTTCGACGGAAAACAGGTCTCACTGACCGTCAGCGCAGGTGTGGCGCTGTGGGAAGCGGGCCTCACGGAACAGGACGTCCAGAAGCGTGTGGATCAGGCGCTTTACAGTGCCAAAAATAACGGTCGCAACCGGGTGGAGTTGTTCACCGGCATCGGGTTGACCAATAGCACCCCTGCACTGGAACTGCGATCGGCCCGCGCAGGCTGACAAACACTGGAGCTCGGTCACGCTCAGACTGACTGGCACGCCATAGCGGAATGCCGGCATATGCTACAGAGCAAGTTGACGCTGCGATCAAAGCTGCTAAAACCCAGCCATCGAGTGATTGGGTCGCAAACCGGCACTAACAGCCGGTTGGAAGAAATCAACGAAATGTGATTTCTTAACCTTTCAATCAGATGGAAGAGTGTCCGAGTGGTTTAAGGAACCGGTCTTGAAAACCGGCGTGCGGGAGACCGTACCGTGGGTTCGAATCCCACCTCTTCCGCCATACCGCCAGTCGGCAGGATTTTACTCCCTCGCATGATCTCAGAATGACGGTCCATCCGGCCTGAAATCATAGATTGCTGGAAAAGCTTGCAAGCTGACGGCCGGCAATAGCTCTTACAATGCCGGAGGGCGTGTCCGAGATGTTTTGTAGGGTCGCGGTGCAACCCGATTAAAGGGATTTACGGCCTGGATATAGCGTGACCGGCAGCTGAAGACGCCGCCCCACTCACGAAAACAGCGAGTAGACCCAGAGGCCAACAGAACCCCAGAAGATAACCGGCATCAGTATCATTCCCAAAACGAAAATCTTCGTCACCGCAAAACCCCGCAACTCCACCAATGCCGCAAAATCTATTACGGTGACCGTGAGTTGCCATGGGTACGAAGTCCGGGATCGATCGGACCTTGGTCTAAGTTTCGATCGTTTATTGCTTAGTTAAATCGGAATTGGTTCGGCGCCGGTAGGTCGCCGCCGCGATGGCAAGCGCCGTAGCGATCAATGCCGCTGCGACAGCGAAGGTGATCTGCATGCCTGAATGCACGGCCTCGGGACGCGCCGCGGCGATCTCGGATGCTGCCGATCCGTACGCGAACACGGCTCCCATGACGGATGCGCCGGTGATCAGCCCGAGATTGCGCGACAGGTGGAGCACGCCGGAGATGACGCCGCGCTGGTCGGCGCGGACATCCGCCATAACAGCCGTGTTGTTGGCTGCCTGGAACAGCTGATAGCCAGGCGTCAGCATAGCGATGGCGGTGATGTAGCCAGCGATTCCGGGCAGCACGGCGAGAGCGATGCAACCGAAAGCCATGGCGACGAGCCCTGCGACAATGACGAAGGGCGCGTCCAGACGATCGACCAGGCGACCGGCCGGGACACCGCTGAGGATGGAGATGACGGGACCGATCGACATGACGGCTCCGACCAGCGCTTCGTTGAGCCCGAGCGCACGGGAGAGATAGAAGGGCGCCACCACCAGCGTCGCCATCATGACCGTCGAAACGAGCGCGTTCATCGCCAGACTGGCGGTGAGCACGCGATTGCGGAATAGCGCCAACTGGATCAGCGGCGATGCCGTTCTGACCTCGGCGAAGACGAAGAGAGCGGCGCCGAAGCCGGCGGCAAGCAGCAGGGCCAGGTTCAACGGGCCAAAGCTGCCATGCCCGACCGTCATTGCCAGCGCATAGGCCGAAAGCGTCAGGGCAAGCAGTAGCGTGCCCAATGTATCGAAGCCGGCCCGATCCTTCTTCTTCTGTCCGCCGATCTCGTCCGGCACATAGCGAAAAGCGAGAACGAATGTCGCAATGCCGAGCGGTACGTTGACGAGGAAGATTGCCGGCCAGCCGAAAGAGGCGATCATGAGCCCGCCGAGCGACGGCCCAAGAGCCGTGCCGACCGCCGACATGGTTCCGAGCAGCCCCATGGCGCTACCGGACCTCGCCTTCGGCACAGTATCGCCAACAAAGGCCATGGTGAGCGCCATCATGATCGCCGCACCCAGACCCTGCAGCGCGCGCGCCGCAATCATCAGCCACAGCGTCGGTGCAAGGCCGCAGACGACCGAGGCCAGCGTGAAGAGCAGGATGCCGATGAGCAGCAGCCGGCGGCGGCCGGTAATATCGCCGAGCCGCCCGACGCTGACGATCAGCGTGGTGATGGCAAGGAGATAGGCGAGCACGATCCACTGGACGTCCTGGAAGGAGGCGTTGAACGCCCGCGCCAGGCTCGGCAGGCCGACATTGGCGATGCTGGTGCCGAGCGATGGCAACAACATGGAGAGGGAAAGACTGGTGAGTGCCCAACGGACGGAATATGTGCGTTCGACACCGGCCTCGCCTGGCTCTGCAATGATCGGCTTCACCGTGAACTCCTCGTTACTGCTCCCGAAACGGAGCGAAGGAAACATAACGCTCCGGCCGATATGGCGAAACGCGCAGCATTTGCATTGTATTGATGCGTTTGGCGCCACATCAAACAGTGTTATATCGGATGTATGTCGACACCCGATCTCAACCTGCTTGTCACCCTGGATGTGCTGCTTGCCGAAGGCAGCGTTGCGCGTGCGGCCCAAAGGCTGCGGCTCAGCCCGTCGGCGATGAGCCGGGCGCTGGCGCGATTGCGCGAAACGACGGGCGATCCGCTGCTGGTGCGCGCCGGCCGCGGCCTCGTCCCCACGCCCCGGGCGCTCGAACTGCGCGAACGGGTCGGCCGGATCGTCGAGGAGGCGCAAACGGTCCTGCGCCCTGCCGAGGCGCTCGACCTTCAACGCCTGGTCCGAACGTTCACGCTGCGCGCCAGCGAGGGCTTCGCTGAGAGCTTCGGACCCGATCTTATCGCCCGCCTCGGTGGTGATGCGCCCGGCGTGCGGCTGCGTTTCGTGCAGAAGCCAGACAAGGACAGCGCCCCATTGCGCGACGGAAGCGTCGACCTGGAAACCGGTGTCGTCGGCGACACGATGGGCCCGGAGGTGCGGGCGCATGCCCTGTTCCGCGACCGCTTCATCGGGGTCGTTCGAACGGGGCATGCGCTTTGCCGGGACGATGTCACACCCTCCCGATATGCGGCCGGCCGGCACATCCATGTCTCGCGGCGCGGGCTCGACAAGGGCGCGATCGATGAAGCCCTTGATGCGCTCGGGCTGGAACGGCAGATTGCCACCATCGTCGGCGGTTTTTCCACCGCGCTGGCTCTCGCCCGCGCGTCGGATTTGATCGCCAGCGTGCCGGAACGGCACACCGGAGCTTTGCGCCAGGGGATGCGCAGTTTTCCCCTGCCGGTTCCGACCCCTGAGATCACCGTTTCACTGCTGTGGCATCCCCGGATGGATGCCGATCCGGCCCATCGCTGGCTGCGCGGCTGCGTTCGGGACGCTTGCGCGGCGGGGTGATCGGCGGCCACGTCGAACTGACCGGCGAGTGATCGATCCGTTCGCAATGGTTGACTATCCCTTGTAGACGTGATTTCCCGCGCCCAAGATCATCAGGCGAATTATCAGGCGGAAACATCATGGCCGACGACATCATCGTAAAGGACAGCAACGGAAGCCAGCTTCACGATGGCGATTCCGTGACGCTGATCAAGGACCTCAAGGTCAAGGGAACCTCCGAGACGCTGAAGCGCGGAACGCTGGTCAAGGGCATTCGCCTGACCTCCAATCTCGGCGAGATCGAGTGCAACACCAAGCAGGTCAAGGGTCTGGTGTTGAAAACGGAATTCCTCAAGAAGGCATAGGATCGGCCTCGCCCGCCCCGTCCTGCGGCACTTCCTCGGTGATCACCTCGAAGCGGGAGAGCGTTGCCGGGCCGAAGGCCGTCGACATCGCGACGTCGGTGGCGTCGCGGCCGGTCCCCATCAGTATCCTGCCGATGCGCGGCCTATTGTGGCGGGCATCGACCGTATGCCAGTGGCCGCCGAGAAAAACCTCGAACCAGGCGCTGAAATCCATTGGATTGGGATCGATCGGGACACCGATATCGCCGAGATAACCGGTGCAGTATCGGGCTGGGATATTCATGCATCGGCAAAGCGCGATGGCGAGGTGGGCAAAGTCGCGGCAGACGCCGGCCTTGTCGGTGAAGCCGCCATGCGCGGTTCGCAGCAAATCGGCCTTCTGGTAGTCGAAGGTGATGTGGTCATGAACGAAATCGCAGATCGCCTGGACGCGCGCCCAGCCGAGCGGCGTCGACGAGAATGTTGCCCAGGCAAAATCGCCAAGCCTGTCGGTGTCGCAATAGCGGCTGCCGAGCAGGAAGACGAGCACATCGTCCGGCAGGTCATTGATCGCATGTTGGATGGCATCGTCGGGAACTATGTCCGGTTGCCCGCTGTCATAGATCTCGAATTCCGTGGAAATCGTTGTAAGGCCTGGCGGGGCGACGATCCGGCTGCAGGCATTGCCGAACACATCGGTATAGCCCCAGGCCTCGATCGGCTGGTCGAATGTCAGCACCTGCTCGCTGAGAAGATCGGCGCGACGGGAGGGATGAATATTGAGGACGAGCAGCATCGGTGTCGGCTGCGTACATTCATAGCCCAAATGAAACCCGGCGCGTATCTTCATTGTGGCTTCCTTGTGTCCCACATAGGTGGCGTGACTATGCAACGTGGATCGCGCTGCCCGGTTCCCGCAGCCGCGGCTGTCGCCGCAAAACTCGGGATGTCCGATATTACTTCGTGGTGACGTTGACCTGCACCGTCATGCTGTCGAAATCCGTCCCATCCCCATCATAGCTGCCGCTCAACGGGACTGCCTGGCGCGGATCGCGGGCAACGGCGACACGAATGAGATCGCGGTTGCCGACGATCCCATTGGTCGGATCGAACTCCGTCCAGCCGGCGCCCGGAAGATAAATCTGGCACCACGCATGGGTGGAACCGCCGCCGAGCACGGTGGAGCCGTCGCGATCGGGAACATAGACATAACCCGTGACAAACCGCGCCGCGAGGCCGAGGACGCGTGCCGCCTCCATCATCAGCAGCGCGAAATCCCGGCAGGTGCCGGAGCGAAGCTGCAAAGTCTGCTGCGGCGTCTGCGTTCCGTGCTCCATCCGGCGCGCATAGACGAAGCTTTCCCGAATGGCATAACAGAGCGTCATCAGCAGATGCCCGGTCTCTGTCGGACGTCCCTGCCGCACGAACTGGCGCGCCCAGCGTCCGACATCGTCGTTGGGGTCGGGATAATGGCGCTGCATCGCCGGCGTCAGATCGGCAATTTCGTCCTTGTCGTAGGAGAATGGATAGGTCAGGGCCTGGTCGTCTACCTTGAGATCAAGGGCGACCTGGGGTGTGTGATCGAGCGTGATCCAGGTTTCGAAACGAAGCTCGGACGCCGGCCTCGAAAAATCGATGAGCGCCACGCAATTGCCGAAAACATCGTGGATCCAGCGCACATGACTTTCCTTAGGATATATCGTCAACGACGCTTCGATCAGCCGCTGGTCAAAACTGTCGCGCGGCCGGAACATCAGGCGATGCTCGCCGAAATCGACCGCCCTGACGTACCGATAGGACGTGATGTGGCGGACGGAAAAAATCGTCATCGGCCGCCGTCCGGTAATCTTTTCACTTCCTTGCTCCAAGACGGCGACGCCGCTCTTCCTCTACGGAGGCGCCCTCGCCGCTTCGCCGCTCATCCCGATTTCTTGTCATATAAGCACATTCGAAAAATTGCTATTCTACATCAAGCGATCGACGGCAGAGCCGTCCAACCTAA
This Rhizobium sp. NZLR1 DNA region includes the following protein-coding sequences:
- a CDS encoding transglutaminase family protein, whose amino-acid sequence is MTIFSVRHITSYRYVRAVDFGEHRLMFRPRDSFDQRLIEASLTIYPKESHVRWIHDVFGNCVALIDFSRPASELRFETWITLDHTPQVALDLKVDDQALTYPFSYDKDEIADLTPAMQRHYPDPNDDVGRWARQFVRQGRPTETGHLLMTLCYAIRESFVYARRMEHGTQTPQQTLQLRSGTCRDFALLMMEAARVLGLAARFVTGYVYVPDRDGSTVLGGGSTHAWCQIYLPGAGWTEFDPTNGIVGNRDLIRVAVARDPRQAVPLSGSYDGDGTDFDSMTVQVNVTTK